The Manihot esculenta cultivar AM560-2 chromosome 8, M.esculenta_v8, whole genome shotgun sequence genomic interval ATATAAAAGATGGTCAGGGATCCATTGAATATGTTTCGATAGAGACCCTTGatattcaaattaaatcaagtaTTATCTAATATtcgttaatataaaaaaaataaaaaaatagaataataaaacatcttcAAGAAATTTTTGGAGGCCTTTATTTTGAGAGTTCTTTTGAGAGTATATGAGAGAGAGATTTCGAAGAGAGATAAACCCTTCTAAGTGAATTCGAGAGAGTGGGAGATAGAACTAGATCCAGCGAGAGATTACTCCTGGAGCCGCTAGCTTTTGGTCCCCCATTCTCTAAGGGAGAGAGATAGCTTATTCGAATCTGTCCTTTTTTTTTGAGCTAAATCAATGATATATATTATGGAGAGTCATTCTGATGGCATCCAATGCCAAGTTCTACCAGATTAGACATGAACAATTTTCGGTAAATGTGTCAAGCGATTAATAAATGAAGTATAAGTTCAATCCATATTTATGTCTACAGTGTTCGTCACATTAGTCAGGCTTTATGCACACACATTAAATATTTCGGAGGGGACTAGAGAGGCTTATTAGAAGTCGGTGCTTCACTCTGATTTCATCAGGTCGTACTTGGTTTATATGGCTTTTATGGAGGTCGATAGTCTTCGTATGTAATTCGCGAGTATTGAAGAGGTTGGTCAGCTCATTCTGGATATTGAAAAAATTAGGAGTGTTTATAGTATGATCTTTGGACCCTATAAGTTGGACTTTTTATTATCTGGTAAGATTAAGTTAAAAGACTAGCATATCTCTTCTAAATCACGTATACACATATCACGATTTTAATGGATTTTACTTTTTGTACGCTATCATATCTTTGATTGAAAAACAAAGCTAGAGAAAAAGTGCGGTATCCGGCGATAGTCTCTTCGAAATCTATACAAGTGTGATTCTGCAATTGTGGAGTGAAATTGTGTAATTCTATTAAAGAGACACACACTAGGAGTGCCATGTTCATGGAAGCAATGCCATAAAAAAAGCTCACCTATTATTGAATGTAAGGGAGAGcttttctttattattgtttactATTCTTTAAGGTGAGTGAGATTTCATATATATTTATGGTGACACCAGCAGCATAATTCTTTTGTTCTCTTAAACACAATAATTTGATACCCTTTTTGATTGCGTAATGCCTTTGCAGGAGGGCTTGCCCTTTTGATGAATCATGCATTCAATTGAGGGCTACTgtgcttttattttaaaaaagtatactggcttaaaaaataataattttgtaattttttatatttatagtttaaaattttaatttcaaataaaataatttaactttgtaatcatataaattttttaaattaattttgatcagatttaaattaacttacaaaatatattatgttattatttttattacataagGAATTTGATtaactgaaattaaattttaattaaaattttaaactcttaattatatgaaaattttaaattatataattaaaatacataattttttcatacttaaataagaattttaattCAGAATTTTAGGTAATTAGGAATTTAAGGTGTTAAtgaaagtttaatttaaattaataaaattaataaaaataatggtaTATGGTGTATGGTGTATCATGTAagctaatttaaatataattaaaattaatttagaaaattattttgattacaataaatttaaaattttaatttttttaatttaaaattaaaattttagaatataaatataaaaaatagtaaaattagaGTTTTTTTAGATCAATAAACTTTTAAAGAAAGATATGCAAATTTGTAGCCGGTAATGGTCTTAATTCCTTGTTAAGTTTGCAATATATGATCAATAAATaatgagagaaaaaagaaaaaaaaaagacattttCATGTATTgtattatatgaaatttttaaaaatatattttaagagttttaagaaattgtgttatttttttttatagtaaaattttatCCCACCTGTCCATGGATGTAAATTTTATGATGAAAGGacattctatttattttttttataatattgtaaTTATAAATTCGTGTGTTTCTTgtgcatttattttaatatattatttagagTTTAAggaaataaattatgaaaatgatttcttttaatttttaattaataactattaaaataacaaaccaTTATTAAAATGGTTAGTAGCTATGAAAACAGCCTAGTATTAGAGCATTAcataaagaaaaggaaaagaaaggatTAAAAGATTTCTAGAATCACACCTAAACATAGTCAATGATATGGAGGAGTGAATCAGAGAAAGTTAAAGGTGAAAGTCGGTGATTTTTTGGCATCTTGAAAAGTGTGTAAAGAATATTATTTGATACCAAAAATCACTCAAAGGCTCTGCTACCTGCCATGTGCTTAATTTATTGAGCATTCATCTTCCAGTCTAATCACATCTACTCTACCTAGCACTAGGCATCATTAGAACAATGGTATTATATGCACTACAAGATTCCTGAACACACCCAGAAAAATGGAAACAGAAGCATTTGGCTTTTAGCAGAGCAGAGAATTTTGGTTTTAGCTGCATGAATTGGCCAGACTCTAAATAGATCTTTTTTATTTCAGGTGATTCTTGAATTTGAAATCTGTCAGCAAAGCTTGAAGTTGGATTCTAGGAAATTGGAAGGTTTAGAAAGAGCATAGCTTGATTAGAAGTTCAGAACCATCTTTTTCCATTGGTAACTGCTTTAAGTTTCATCACAAGCTCTTCCCTTTGAGCTTCTACCTCAGCATATTTGAGACTCATGTGGAAGTAGCGTTCCCGAATATCTCTTAACTCTGTCTCTAATGATGATTTTGTGCGTTCGAATTTTTCTTTCGGTACGAATTCACCTTCTGCTTTTGATTTTCTTGGAGATCCTGTGCGACCTTTCCAGCTCTCAGAGATCAACCTGTGTCCAGGCCAAGTTACCAAAAAACAATTATGTGAAAATGGAAGCAGAGGTTCCATATAAAACTATCTGGGATTTCCTGCACAGATGACTTAGTTGATGAATGATCTGAAAAATCACCTGTAAATGTTGCTTGGTTGGCTAAATTAAACATGGTTTTACTTAAATACTTGCCTTTTAACCTGAGCTTTATATGCATTGTTTGCTTCCATGGCCTTGTTGGACTGTTCATCCTCAAGCACCTGAATTTTTGAGGAATTATCACCCTGATTTCGGAAAAAAACAGCATTCGATGCTTCAAAGAATCAGATGAAATCATTgctcaaaagaagaagaaaacagaGGAAAACAGAAGAGAATGCATACTTCTCTTTGCTGTTGATTACTGGGAGAATTTACACTTTTCGATTCCCTCGAATTTCTTTGTTTTTCCTTCATCAatatcaactcttcttcaagGGATTGAATTCTTTTTGTGcacttttctttctcttcctcAAGTTGTTGTATCTGTTGTTGAAGTTGCTTGTTTGTTCTCTTGATCCGGCTGAGCTCATTTTTAAGTTCTGCATCCTGTTCACATAAAGCTTCTTTTGCTGTTAGGTCACTCGCCAATTGTTGAAGCTTTTGTTCCAAGTCAAATTTATCTTGTTTGCATTCTTCTAATTCTGAAACAGCCTTCTGCAAGTCAGTGATCTTTTTAATAAACAAATTGGTCTCTATCTTCAACTCTTTGCATTCTTCAGATTTTAGATGCATTGAAGTTTCTAGTTTCTCTTTCTCAGACATGATTGCATTCAGTTCATTCTTTAGAGCCAAAAATTCATCCTGAAGAGTTCCAATTTTCAGCAACTCAGTCTTCAAATTGGTAGATTCTTCCATGAGTTGTTGCTTCTCATACTCGGAAACCGTAAGCTTCAGTTCGAGCTCATTAACTGTGGTCTCAAGTTTTTCATCACATGATCTGTAATTTTCCAACAACTTCAACGTTTTTCCATTATCATTCTTCAGCTTTTCTTGGTTTTGATTAGAGGAAGCAAGCTCCTCCATCAAGTTTTGAATCTTCTGCTTGGATTCCATCTGAATGGTGCTGAGTTCTGATTCCAGCTTAGATATAATTGCGCGTAAAGCAGACGCTTCATGCTCAGCATCAGAAGCTATCCTCTCTTTTTCATCTTGAGTTGTAGAAAGTTTCTTGGTAATGTCTCCAATCTCTCGTTTAAGATTCTCAACTTGAACGATCTTCTCCAAATACATCTGATTTAACACACCAACTTTCTTATTCTGCTTATCATTTTCCTTGAGAAGTGCATCAAGTTCTGAAGTTAGGCTTCTTTCTTTTGAGGCACTATCTTCCAACAATGAACGAATATTTTCTTGCAAAACATTAACTTTTTTGGAGCAATCAGCAAAACTTCTTTGTGATTCCGTGAGTTTCGTCTCCAGTTGGTTACAATGCCCTTGCAGCTCTAGTTTCTCCACTTGCAACTCTTCATTCGATTTCTGAAGTGACCTGCATTCTTCCATAAGACTCTCAGCAGCAACTTGTAACTTTGCATTACCATTTCTCAGATGTTCTAGCTCTTCTTGAGCTTCTGACAATTGATCATGCCTCTGTTCTAGCTTTTGTTTCACATTCATCTTCTGAGTCTCTATCTCATTTCTCAATTTTGCAACCTCAGCTTGAAGATTGACAGCATTGGATTTGGAACTCTCTAGCTCCAGTTCGATCGACTCCCTCTCGTCTGTCAAGTTCATGATTTGAGCTTCCAGGCCAGATATGCAGGTTGACAACTCTCCATTTTCCTGCTCAAGCTCTGAGAGATGAATCTCCAATTCATGCTTGCCAATTTCTAGCTCTGAAGATTTTCTCTGTAGAATTTTATTGGCAGAAACATTAGTGTCCACACTTTTGCTGAGCACCATTAAATCCTTCCGCAATTCATTCAGGCATTTGGTAGCAATCTCACTCTCTCTAATAACAATTTCCACTTTTTCCTCTAGTTGGCTCTTTTCTTCTTGAAGAACAGAAAGCTTGTCTTCCAATTCTCTTTGATATCTTTCAAGCCTCCCAATCTCCTCTTCTTTTGACTGCAAACCATTTTCAAGTCTTTCTATCACCTCTCTTTTTTCAGTCAATTCCTTATTCAGTTCATTAACTTGATCTTCCAGATTTAATTTGACATTCTCAAGTTCTTGAATCGAAAGATTGTAATCAATTTCAATCTCCTTGAGaattttcttcttcatcttctcttCAAGGGCATGAATTTGGGCTTCATGATTACTCTCTTCGAAACTGGAAGGGGTAAAAGATGCACCTTCTTGTGTACAATGGTTCTTCATTTCCTTGAGCTTGAGTAATAGCTCCAAGTTTTCATCTGTTAGCTCCTGGCAATCGCTTTCTAGCTCCTGCAGTTTAACTTTCAGTGATTCAATCTCTCTGACAAGAATTCCCTCTCCTCCTTCTGTGGATTCCTTTTCTGCTGAATGATGCCTTTGTTTCAGAGATTCAGAAAACGTTGCTTTCAAACTGATTATTTCTTTGTCTTT includes:
- the LOC110620351 gene encoding myosin-11 isoform X1, translated to MFRLHKTKPARSGERFDFKFYQFKALQVPKGWDKLFVSIVSVETGKTIVKSSKAAVRNGSCQWTETVSESIWVSKDGQPSKELEDFPYKLVVAMGSARSGILGETVVNMATYMSSSDSVPLSLPLKKCNHGTILQLKIQCLTPRINLRDDESKESNSHKEDLTADSKDGEVKSEESDNTFAKSARSYSSRDLGSITHQDDHETRGGGGFQDASLSSSESHHIYNSAESSMGREVFSPSNKLSIDEDNHIARQDSTSSQNGVPPGSSNSDNASQSDHSSFNSRITHSANLSVDDLQELAAPSSRISGSSKSLLEAAEDTIEDLHSEAKMWERNARKLMLDLEILRKEYSDQSSNQVNLEMELSAACAEREGLQKEVEKLKLLLEKSTEKPAALEDSSLQDKGATHVLKELENEIKFQKESNANLTLQLSRSQESNVELVSVLQELEETVEKQKAEIEKLSILQSKFSDMENSIQENVQKNQDLVLQVQQLQESEKKLQAKVQELEMAIEEKTRNSDNGSFNHRTLLDMETEYKSKLSAKDKEIISLKATFSESLKQRHHSAEKESTEGGEGILVREIESLKVKLQELESDCQELTDENLELLLKLKEMKNHCTQEGASFTPSSFEESNHEAQIHALEEKMKKKILKEIEIDYNLSIQELENVKLNLEDQVNELNKELTEKREVIERLENGLQSKEEEIGRLERYQRELEDKLSVLQEEKSQLEEKVEIVIRESEIATKCLNELRKDLMVLSKSVDTNVSANKILQRKSSELEIGKHELEIHLSELEQENGELSTCISGLEAQIMNLTDERESIELELESSKSNAVNLQAEVAKLRNEIETQKMNVKQKLEQRHDQLSEAQEELEHLRNGNAKLQVAAESLMEECRSLQKSNEELQVEKLELQGHCNQLETKLTESQRSFADCSKKVNVLQENIRSLLEDSASKERSLTSELDALLKENDKQNKKVGVLNQMYLEKIVQVENLKREIGDITKKLSTTQDEKERIASDAEHEASALRAIISKLESELSTIQMESKQKIQNLMEELASSNQNQEKLKNDNGKTLKLLENYRSCDEKLETTVNELELKLTVSEYEKQQLMEESTNLKTELLKIGTLQDEFLALKNELNAIMSEKEKLETSMHLKSEECKELKIETNLFIKKITDLQKAVSELEECKQDKFDLEQKLQQLASDLTAKEALCEQDAELKNELSRIKRTNKQLQQQIQQLEEEKEKCTKRIQSLEEELILMKEKQRNSRESKSVNSPSNQQQREGDNSSKIQVLEDEQSNKAMEANNAYKAQVKRLISESWKGRTGSPRKSKAEGEFVPKEKFERTKSSLETELRDIRERYFHMSLKYAEVEAQREELVMKLKAVTNGKRWF
- the LOC110620351 gene encoding myosin-11 isoform X2, which codes for MFRLHKTKPARSGERFDFKFYQFKALQVPKGWDKLFVSIVSVETGKTIVKSSKAAVRNGSCQWTETVSESIWVSKDGQPSKELEDFPYKLVVAMGSARSGILGETVVNMATYMSSSDSVPLSLPLKKCNHGTILQLKIQCLTPRINLRDDESKESNSHKEDLTADSKDGEVKSEESDNTFAKSARSYSSRDLGSITHQDDHETRGGGGFQDASLSSSESHHIYNSAESSMGREVFSPSNKLSIDEDNHIARQDSTSSQNGVPPGSSNSDNASQSDHSSFNSRITHSANLSVDDLQELAAPSSRISGSSKSLLEAAEDTIEDLHSEAKMWERNARKLMLDLEILRKEYSDQSSNQVNLEMELSAACAEREGLQKEVEKLKLLLEKSTEKPAALEDSSLQDKGATHVLKELENEIKFQKESNANLTLQLSRSQESNVELVSVLQELEETVEKQKAEIEKLSILQSKFSDMENSIQENVQKNQDLVLQVQQLQESEKKLQAKVQELEMAIEEKTRNSDNGSFNHRTLLDMETEYKSKLSAKDKEIISLKATFSESLKQRHHSAEKESTEGGEGILVREIESLKVKLQELESDCQELTDENLELLLKLKEMKNHCTQEGASFTPSSFEESNHEAQIHALEEKMKKKILKEIEIDYNLSIQELENVKLNLEDQVNELNKELTEKREVIERLENGLQSKEEEIGRLERYQRELEDKLSVLQEEKSQLEEKVEIVIRESEIATKCLNELRKDLMVLSKSVDTNVSANKILQRKSSELEIGKHELEIHLSELEQENGELSTCISGLEAQIMNLTDERESIELELESSKSNAVNLQAEVAKLRNEIETQKMNVKQKLEQRHDQLSEAQEELEHLRNGNAKLQVAAESLMEECRSLQKSNEELQVEKLELQGHCNQLETKLTESQRSFADCSKKVNVLQENIRSLLEDSASKERSLTSELDALLKENDKQNKKVGVLNQMYLEKIVQVENLKREIGDITKKLSTTQDEKERIASDAEHEASALRAIISKLESELSTIQMESKQKIQNLMEELASSNQNQEKLKNDNGKTLKLLENYRSCDEKLETTVNELELKLTVSEYEKQQLMEESTNLKTELLKIGTLQDEFLALKNELNAIMSEKEKLETSMHLKSEECKELKIETNLFIKKITDLQKAVSELEECKQDKFDLEQKLQQLASDLTAKEALCEQDAELKNELSRIKRTNKQLQQQIQQLEEEKEKCTKRIQSLEEELILMKEKQRNSRESKSVNSPSNQQQREVLEDEQSNKAMEANNAYKAQVKRLISESWKGRTGSPRKSKAEGEFVPKEKFERTKSSLETELRDIRERYFHMSLKYAEVEAQREELVMKLKAVTNGKRWF